A part of Streptomyces sp. NBC_01451 genomic DNA contains:
- a CDS encoding SDR family oxidoreductase has product MGDVDSPAYVPGHGLLKGRTAVITAAAGAGIGGATARRFLEEGARVLISDAHARRLKEHEAELAGEFEGVESLPCDVTDERQVRALFDTAVEVHGRLDIVVNNAGLGGTSALVDMTDEQWSKVLDVTLNGTFRCVRAALRAFRAGGAGGVIVNNASVVGWRAQAGQAHYAAAKAGVMALTRSAAIEAAEYGVRVNAVSPSLAMHPHLVKVTTPGLLAELTAREAFGRYAEPWEVANVIVFLASGYSSYLTGEVVSVSSQHP; this is encoded by the coding sequence ATGGGAGACGTCGACAGTCCGGCGTACGTACCCGGACATGGGCTGCTGAAGGGGCGCACCGCCGTCATCACGGCAGCCGCGGGCGCGGGGATCGGCGGGGCAACCGCCCGCCGGTTCCTGGAGGAGGGCGCGCGCGTGCTGATCAGCGACGCGCACGCGCGGCGGCTCAAGGAGCACGAGGCAGAGCTGGCCGGGGAGTTCGAGGGCGTCGAATCACTGCCCTGTGACGTCACCGACGAGCGCCAGGTGAGGGCCCTCTTCGACACGGCCGTGGAAGTGCACGGGCGGCTCGACATCGTCGTCAACAACGCCGGCCTCGGGGGCACTTCGGCCCTCGTCGACATGACGGACGAACAGTGGTCGAAGGTGCTGGACGTGACGCTCAACGGCACGTTCCGGTGCGTGCGGGCCGCCTTGCGGGCCTTTCGCGCCGGAGGCGCGGGCGGCGTGATCGTCAACAACGCGTCCGTCGTCGGCTGGCGGGCCCAGGCCGGACAGGCGCACTACGCCGCCGCGAAGGCGGGCGTGATGGCGCTGACCCGGAGCGCGGCCATCGAGGCCGCGGAGTACGGGGTCCGGGTCAACGCGGTGTCACCCAGCCTCGCCATGCATCCCCACCTCGTGAAGGTGACCACCCCCGGACTCCTGGCCGAACTGACGGCCCGTGAAGCCTTCGGGCGGTACGCCGAGCCCTGGGAGGTGGCCAACGTGATCGTGTTCCTGGCCTCCGGCTACTCCTCGTACCTGACGGGCGAAGTCGTCTCCGTCAGCAGCCAGCACCCCTAG
- a CDS encoding TetR/AcrR family transcriptional regulator yields MPPTKKKPQVTAVPARRHEILGTAAEVFAEQGYNATTVRKIADHAGMLAGSLYYHFDSKESMLEEILRTFLDELWEGYDTVLDAESGPRETLEALVTESFREIDRHRAAVAIYQKESKQLVAQERFAFLAESQRRFEKAWLSTLERGVAAEVFRADLDIRLTYRFVRDTVWVAASWYRPGGQHSPEEIARQYLSMVLDGIAVREQPVCD; encoded by the coding sequence GTGCCTCCTACGAAGAAGAAGCCCCAGGTGACCGCCGTGCCCGCCCGCCGTCACGAAATCCTCGGCACCGCCGCCGAGGTCTTCGCCGAACAGGGCTACAACGCCACCACCGTACGCAAGATCGCGGACCACGCAGGCATGCTCGCGGGCAGCCTCTACTACCACTTCGACTCCAAGGAATCGATGCTGGAGGAGATCCTGCGCACGTTCCTCGACGAGCTGTGGGAGGGCTACGACACCGTCCTGGACGCCGAGTCCGGGCCGCGCGAGACGCTGGAGGCGCTGGTCACCGAGTCGTTCAGGGAGATCGACCGGCACCGTGCCGCCGTCGCGATCTACCAGAAGGAGTCCAAGCAGCTCGTCGCGCAGGAGCGGTTCGCGTTCCTCGCCGAGTCGCAGCGCAGATTCGAGAAGGCGTGGCTGTCCACGCTGGAACGCGGAGTCGCCGCCGAGGTCTTCCGCGCCGACCTCGACATCCGCCTCACCTACCGCTTCGTGCGCGACACCGTGTGGGTCGCCGCGTCCTGGTACCGGCCGGGCGGACAGCACAGCCCGGAGGAGATCGCCCGCCAGTACCTGTCGATGGTCCTGGACGGGATCGCCGTACGTGAACAGCCGGTATGTGA